The following nucleotide sequence is from bacterium.
TCGGCGCCGGACGAGAGCTACTACTTCTTCGCCTATCGCATCCGCATCGAGAACGCCGGCAGCCGGCCGGCGCAGCTCATCGCGCGGCACTGGATCATCACCGACGCCGTCGGCCGCGTGCAGGAGGTGCGCGGCGAGGGCGTGGTCGGCGAGCAGCCGCAGCTCGCCCCCGGCGAATCCTTCACCTACAGCAGCTTCTGTCCGCTGCCGACGCCCCTGGGCTCCATGCGTGGCAGCTACCGCATGCGGCGGGACGACGGCAGCGAGTTCGACGCGCCGATTCCCGTCTTCACCCTGGCCACCCCGCACTGTCTGAACTGAGGCGGGGCGCGGGAGGTCGGCGATGCAGGTCCTGGCGGCAGACGTCTTCGCGGGACACCGGGCCCTCGTCACGGGCGGCGGCACGGGGCTCGGCCTCGAGATCGCCCGGGCGCTCGCCCGGCGCGGCGCCTGGGTCGCGATCGCCAGCCGCGACCCCAAGCACCACGCCGGCTTTCTCGCCGAGGCCGAGGCCGCCGGCTGGCGCGCGCGCGCGGCGGTGCTCGACGTGCGGGAGCCGGCCGCCGCGCGCCGGGTCTGCGCGGCGATCGGCGAGGACTGGGGCCGCCTGGACCTCTTGGTCAACAACGCCGCCGGCAACTTCGTGCGGCCGGCGCTCGCCCTGCCGGCCAAGGGCTGGCAGGCCGTCATCGACATCGCGCTGTCGGGGGTCTTCTACTGCTCGCAGGCGGCGGCGCGCCTGATGCGCGCGCAGCCGAATGGGGGTGCGATCGTCAACATCATCGCGCCCTACGCCTGGACGGGTTGCCCCGGCGTGGTCCATTCGGTGGCGGCGAAAGCAGGGGTGCTCGCGATGAGCAAGAGCCTCGCCGTGGAGTGGGCGCCCTATCGCATCCGCGTGAACTGCGTGGCGCCGGGGCCCTTCGACAGCGAAGGCGCGGCGGCGCGGCTCTGGCCGACGCCGGAGCGGCGCGCGGCGGTCGCGGCGCAGATCCCCAGCGGCCGCTTCGCCGATCCGGTCGAGGTGGCGCAGGCCGTGCTCTTCCTCGCCTCGCCGGCCGCGGCCTCGATCACGGGGGCGACGCTCGCCGTCGACGGCGGCTGGTCCCTCGGCAAGGGCCTGGCCGGCGAGCTGGACCCGGAGGCGGTCCAGCG
It contains:
- the apaG gene encoding Co2+/Mg2+ efflux protein ApaG, producing MSPREPEDDIRVEAESLYLPERSAPDESYYFFAYRIRIENAGSRPAQLIARHWIITDAVGRVQEVRGEGVVGEQPQLAPGESFTYSSFCPLPTPLGSMRGSYRMRRDDGSEFDAPIPVFTLATPHCLN
- a CDS encoding SDR family oxidoreductase, which encodes MQVLAADVFAGHRALVTGGGTGLGLEIARALARRGAWVAIASRDPKHHAGFLAEAEAAGWRARAAVLDVREPAAARRVCAAIGEDWGRLDLLVNNAAGNFVRPALALPAKGWQAVIDIALSGVFYCSQAAARLMRAQPNGGAIVNIIAPYAWTGCPGVVHSVAAKAGVLAMSKSLAVEWAPYRIRVNCVAPGPFDSEGAAARLWPTPERRAAVAAQIPSGRFADPVEVAQAVLFLASPAAASITGATLAVDGGWSLGKGLAGELDPEAVQRRRD